Within bacterium, the genomic segment GCCTTTGACCGTGTGGGCAACGATCAGCGAGGGCTTGCCCTTGACCTGTTCACACCGCTCAAATGTCGAGAGGAGAGCCGACAGGTCATGGCCATCGACCTCAAAAACCTGCCAGCCGAAAGATTCCCATTTTGGGGCTATGGGCTCGATATTCTTTATTTGGGACAGTGAACCATCAATTTGCAGTTTATTGGCATCGATGATGCCGCAGACATTATCGAGCTTATAATGGGCCGCGGTCATGGCCGCCTCCCATATCTGGCCCTCCTGAGTCTCTCCGTCCCCCATTAAAACATATATCCTGGCCTCGGATTTGTTCAGTCTGGCAGCCAGGGCCATTCCATTGGCTACGGATAATCCCTGCCCCAGGGAGCCGGTTGAAATTTCGACCCCCGGAGTGGTCAGATTAAAGGGATGCCCTTGCAGCATCCCGCCGAGTTTGCGAAGGTTGTCGAGCTCTGCCTTGTCGAAGTAGCCGAGTCGGGCCAGAGTGGCATACAGGGCCGGCGCTCCGTGTCCTTTCGACAGGACGAACCGGTCGCGGCCGGGCCATCGGGGATTTTTCGGATCATGGCGTAACTTCACCATGTACAGTGCGACCAGAATCTCGATGATGGATAAAGATCCCCCCGTATGTCCGGATCCGGCGCGGGTTAACATGCGCAAAACTTCGATGCGTAATTGACGGGCCGTCTCTTTCAATTCTATAATTTTGCTCTCCGGCAATGATGACATAAATTCTTCCTCTTTACTAGGGCTCAATCAATCTGACAGTTCCAGCGCGAATAGGCTCAACCTGAATGCAAAGAAAAATACCCAACATATCTCACACATCGGTATTCTTCAAGGCAAAATACGAGGGACGAATTACTCCGTGGTAGAATGGAAAACACTTGCGTTGGCTGGACCTTACTGATAATAGGTTGAATAATATTATTCTTCAATTAATTCCAACACGTATCTCATTTTTTCTTTCCCGCCGGCGCTGGCCAGCAGAGTTCGGATAGCCGATATGGTACGGCCTTTTTTCCCGATTACCTTCCCAATATCATCTTTTGCTACCTTAAGTTCAATAATCGTCGTTCTGCCTCCATCGATCTCGCTGATATTCACATCTTCCGGGCTGTCCACAATCGCTTTCACAATTTTTCTAATAATGTCTCTCATACAACCGTACCTCTTTCTACCTTGATCTTCCTTGCTCTTTTCTTCATTTTCTTTTGATCTGTCTCGAAAAAATTTTCCTAGCATAATGGATTCATTTTATAACAATTGGCATCATATTTGTCAACAAAAATAGTGAATCGTGAAAAATCCCGGTTTTCCTCACGCCATATCCTTTTTTGCCTCTTCCCACAGCTCATCCATCTCCTGAAGAGACATTTCCTGAAGAACCTTTCCCCTCTCCCTGGCCTTTTTTTCAATGAGCTGAAAGCGGCATATGAACCGGGTGATAGACCGGCTTAACGCCCTGTCTGGATCGACCTTGATGAACCGGGCCATATTTACTAAGGCGAATAATATATCTCCTAACTCATCTTCCATCTCCTGGGTGTTTTTCCGAAAAAAAGCATCTTCAAATTCCGATATCTCCTCCCGGACCTTGTCAAGGACCTGGTCCGCGTGCTCCCAATCGAATCCTGCTCTGGCTGCCTTCTCCTGAAGCCTGTGCGCCCGCAGAAGAGCCGGCAACTGCCGGGGGACTCCATCCAGTACCGATTCTCTTGGTTTTTTCCCCTCAGACTGCTTGATCTGCTCCCATCTGGTCAGTACTTCCCGGCTGCTGGTCGCTGTTTCTTTACCGAATACATGAGGATGCCTGCGGATGAGTTTGGCACAGATAGTTTCAATTACCTCGACAATGGTAAACCTGTCCTCTTCGGCAGAAAGTTGAGCGAGGAAAATTATCTGAAACAGCAAATCCCCCAATTCTTCCTTGAGATGATTACCATCATCCTCGTCAATCGCCTCCAGAACTTCGTAGCTTTCCTCGAGAAGGAGGGGTTTTACCGAAGCGAAGGTTTGCTCTTTATCCCAGACACAGCCATGCTCTCCCCGGAGTGTGGCCGCGATCTGAACCAGGCGGGTAAAAGCTTCGCCGACAGTATGCCGATTCTTATCCTCGTGCACCGTGCTGATGTGGTCTCCTTTACGATCTTTTTATTATGAGGGCAGTTGTCTGATTATTCTGTAATGGACGGTACCACCTAAATTATATATCGATGCTCATTGGATTTTCAAATTAAATATGTCTCATTCTGCATTATTTTTTACCTCTTGACATTAAAAATGAATCTTGTTATTTTTATTCTGATGTTAGCACTCTATTTAATAGAGTGCTAATTTGCTATCATGGAGACATCGACGTGATTGAGGAACTTACTGAACGAGAAAAATTTATCCTTGAAGCAATTATCAGGCAATATATCGGTATGGCTGAACCGATCGGTTCCCGGACCATTTCCAAAAAAATCAACCTGCCGCTCTCCCCGGCCACCATCCGTAATATTA encodes:
- a CDS encoding transketolase gives rise to the protein MSSLPESKIIELKETARQLRIEVLRMLTRAGSGHTGGSLSIIEILVALYMVKLRHDPKNPRWPGRDRFVLSKGHGAPALYATLARLGYFDKAELDNLRKLGGMLQGHPFNLTTPGVEISTGSLGQGLSVANGMALAARLNKSEARIYVLMGDGETQEGQIWEAAMTAAHYKLDNVCGIIDANKLQIDGSLSQIKNIEPIAPKWESFGWQVFEVDGHDLSALLSTFERCEQVKGKPSLIVAHTVKGKGVSFMEGKVHYHGVAPTEAELEKALLELR
- a CDS encoding KH domain-containing protein, whose product is MRDIIRKIVKAIVDSPEDVNISEIDGGRTTIIELKVAKDDIGKVIGKKGRTISAIRTLLASAGGKEKMRYVLELIEE
- the mazG gene encoding nucleoside triphosphate pyrophosphohydrolase, yielding MHEDKNRHTVGEAFTRLVQIAATLRGEHGCVWDKEQTFASVKPLLLEESYEVLEAIDEDDGNHLKEELGDLLFQIIFLAQLSAEEDRFTIVEVIETICAKLIRRHPHVFGKETATSSREVLTRWEQIKQSEGKKPRESVLDGVPRQLPALLRAHRLQEKAARAGFDWEHADQVLDKVREEISEFEDAFFRKNTQEMEDELGDILFALVNMARFIKVDPDRALSRSITRFICRFQLIEKKARERGKVLQEMSLQEMDELWEEAKKDMA